The Fragaria vesca subsp. vesca linkage group LG2, FraVesHawaii_1.0, whole genome shotgun sequence genome includes a window with the following:
- the LOC101294717 gene encoding serine/threonine protein phosphatase 2A 57 kDa regulatory subunit B' beta isoform-like — protein MGVQSNTSLKASPRVSTRKRSTTLQHLFDLDSNGNKIANNNIGSSSSSSSSSFNSEHEEILSTVSYCTFVFAFTEYECPTQQELKRHKLLQLLSFVKTNKNSVPVQVLSSLISMISANLFRPLPPPSNPSITADFPDDEDPMSAFSPVWSHLQLVYDILIRVVINNDPKVLRQYIDNQFVINLIALFQSEDPRERDSLKNVYHRIYSRFTFYRAFMRKSMNDVFLHYVFETERHCGIRELLEIWGSIINGFTVPLKEEHKLFLMRVLIPFHKTKGMQAYHRQLAYCVSQFVQKEPVLGGIVVRGILRYWPVTNCQKEVLLIGELEELVENIDPDQYRKLALPICNQITRCLNSWNSQVAERALYVWNNEHFVKMISVAMEEVFPVVVEGMEKNLKWHWSKSVRQLTENVKVMLEEMDPILYSKCLQEIELRGSKAHQAEIKRKQNWDRIEMAAARHQYLQPPHFICV, from the exons ATGGGTGTGCAAAGTAACACTTCCCTGAAAGCTTCACCTAGAGTTTCGACGAGGAAAAGATCAACAACTCTTCAACACCTCTTTGATCTTGATTCCAATGGCAACAAGATTGCCAACAACAATATAGGGAGTTCATCGTCATCTTCTTCATCTTCTTTCAACTCGGAGCACGAAGAAATTCTTTCCACAGTGTCCTACTGCACTTTTGTTTTCGCCTTCACTGAATACGAATGTCCTACACAACAGGAACTCAAGAGGCATAAGCTCTTGCAGCTTCTTTCCTTTGTGAAGACTAATAAAAATTCAGTTCCTGTTCAAGTTCTGTCGTCTCTCATTTCCATGATATCAGCCAACTTGTTCAGGCCTCTCCCTCCTCCTTCCAATCCCTCCATCACCGCAGACTTTCCAGATGATGAAGACCCCATGTCAGCCTTTTCTCCAGTTTGGTCACACCTACAGTTAGTTTATGACATCCTCATACGAGTAGTGATCAACAACGATCCCAAGGTACTTCGTCAGTACATTGATAACCAGTTTGTCATCAATCTCATCGCTCTTTTCCAATCCGAAGACCCTAGGGAACGTGACAGCTTGAAGAATGTGTACCACCGTATATATTCCAGATTCACATTCTACCGCGCCTTCATGAGGAAGTCCATGAATGATGTGTTCTTGCACTATGTGTTTGAGACAGAGAGGCATTGTGGGATTAGAGAGTTGCTTGAGATATGGGGAAGCATCATCAATGGCTTCACCGTGCCGCTTAAGGAAGAGCACAAGCTGTTCTTGATGAGGGTGCTCATTCCATTTCACAAGACAAAAGGAATGCAGGCTTATCATAGGCAATTGGCTTATTGTGTGTCTCAGTTTGTCCAGAAGGAGCCAGTGCTAGGTGGAATTGTTGTTAGAGGGATTTTGAGGTATTGGCCTGTCACTAATTGCCAGAAGGAGGTTTTGCTGATAGGGGAACTTGAAGAACTTGTCGAAAATATTGATCCTGATCAGTATAGGAAGCTAGCTTTGCCTATATGTAATCAGATTACAAGATGCTTGAACAGTTGGAACTCACAG GTAGCGGAGCGAGCGCTATATGTCTGGAACAATGAGCATTTTGTGAAAATGATATCAGTAGCAATGGAGGAAGTGTTTCCAGTAGTAGTTGAAGGCATGGAGAAGAACTTGAAGTGGCATTGGAGCAAAAGCGTGCGACAATTGACAGAAAACGTGAAAGTGATGCTCGAAGAAATGGACCCTATTTTGTACTCGAAATGTCTGCAAGAAATTGAGCTCAGAGGATCCAAGGCTCACCAGGCTGAGATCAAGAGGAAGCAGAATTGGGACAGAATAGAAATGGCAGCAGCTCGGCACCAGTATCTCCAACCACCACATTTCATATGTGTCTAA
- the LOC101295003 gene encoding probable polyamine transporter At1g31830-like isoform 1, translating to MKHRTSPARQSSAKMLENNVGMGEESSHDLHKYSKVSIVPLVFLIFYEVSGGPFGVEDSVQAAGPLLALLGFLVFALIWSVPEALITAEMGTMFPENGGYVVWVSSALGPFWGFQQGWVKWLSGVIDNALYPVLFLDYLKSAIPALESGLPRTIAVLVLTAILTYLNYRGLTIVGWVAILLGVFSLLPFIVMGLIAIPEIEPSRWLIVDLGTVNWSLYLNTLFWNLNYWDSISTLTGEVENPSKTLPKALSYALIMVLLGYIFPLLTGTGAIPVDRELWSDGYFADIAKILGGVWLRTWVLAAAALSNMGMFVAEMSSDSFQLLGMAEIGMLPSFFAKRSRYGTPLTGILFSASGVILLSWLSFQEIVAAENYLYCFGMIMEFIAFVKLRFQHPNLPRPYKIPFGNIGAILICIPPTVLILVVLALASLKIMAISIAAAVVGLVLQPCVEYMKKKRWYDFSGSFDNPDCQYASV from the exons ATG AAACATAGAACCTCACCTGCTAGGCAAAGTAGTGCGAAAATGTTGGAAAACAATGTTGGAATGGGGGAAGAATCCTCTCACGACTTACACAAGTACAGTAAGGTTTCAATTGTACCTCTTGTATTCTTGATATTCTATGAGGTCTCTGGCGGCCCATTTGGCGTCGAAGACAGTGTCCAGGCTGCCGGTCCCCTGTTAGCCCTTCTTGGGTTTCTGGTTTTTGCACTCATATGGAGTGTTCCTGAGGCCTTGATAACGGCAGAAATGGGCACTATGTTCCCTGAAAATGGGGGATATGTTGTTTGGGTTTCATCAGCTTTGGGTCCATTTTGGGGATTTCAGCAAGGCTGGGTGAAATGGCTTAGTGGGGTGATTGATAATGCTCTGTACCCTGTTCTATTTCTGGACTATCTGAAGTCAGCAATTCCAGCTTTAGAAAGTGGTTTGCCAAGGACAATTGCAGTGTTGGTTTTGACTGCAATTCTCACTTATTTGAACTATAGGGGTTTAACCATAGTGGGCTGGGTTGCTATTTTACTAGGGGTGTTTTCACTTCTTCCTTTTATAGTCATGGGGCTGATAGCAATTCCGGAGATAGAGCCTTCGAGGTGGCTTATCGTAGATCTGGGCACTGTTAATTGGAGTTTGTACTTGAATACGCTTTTCTGGAATCTTAATTACTGGGATTCAATCAGTACACTTACAGGGGAAGTGGAAAACCCTAGTAAAACTCTTCCAAAAGCTCTGTCTTATGCTCTAATCATGGTTCTTCTTGGATACATTTTCCCTCTTCTGACTGGTACTGGAGCTATTCCAGTTGATCGTGAATTGTGGTCCGATGGTTATTTTGCTGATATTGCTAAAATTCTGGGAGGTGTATGGTTAAGAACCTGGGTTTTAGCGGCAGCTGCTTTGTCAAACATGGGTATGTTCGTGGCTGAAATGAGCAGCGACTCCTTTCAACTTCTGGGTATGGCAGAAATTGGGATGCTTCCTTCATTCTTTGCCAAACGATCTCGTTATGGTACCCCTCTTACGGGAATCTTGTTCTCTGCATCTGGTGTAATTCTGCTCTCGTGGTTGAGCTTCCAAGAGATTGTAGCGGCAGAGAATTACTTGTACTGTTTCGGGATGATTATGGAATTCATAGCATTCGTGAAGTTAAGATTTCAGCACCCAAATTTACCAAGGCCTTACAAGATACCTTTTGGGAATATTGGAGCGATTTTGATATGTATTCCTCCAACAGTGTTGATTTTGGTAGTTTTAGCCCTTGCTTCGCTAAAGATCATGGCTATAAGCATTGCTGCTGCGGTAGTCGGGCTAGTCTTGCAGCCTTGTGTTGAGTACATGAAAAAGAAGAGATGGTATGATTTCTCCGGGAGTTTTGACAATCCAGATTGCCAATATGCATCAGTGTAA
- the LOC101295003 gene encoding probable polyamine transporter At1g31830-like isoform 2 translates to MLENNVGMGEESSHDLHKYSKVSIVPLVFLIFYEVSGGPFGVEDSVQAAGPLLALLGFLVFALIWSVPEALITAEMGTMFPENGGYVVWVSSALGPFWGFQQGWVKWLSGVIDNALYPVLFLDYLKSAIPALESGLPRTIAVLVLTAILTYLNYRGLTIVGWVAILLGVFSLLPFIVMGLIAIPEIEPSRWLIVDLGTVNWSLYLNTLFWNLNYWDSISTLTGEVENPSKTLPKALSYALIMVLLGYIFPLLTGTGAIPVDRELWSDGYFADIAKILGGVWLRTWVLAAAALSNMGMFVAEMSSDSFQLLGMAEIGMLPSFFAKRSRYGTPLTGILFSASGVILLSWLSFQEIVAAENYLYCFGMIMEFIAFVKLRFQHPNLPRPYKIPFGNIGAILICIPPTVLILVVLALASLKIMAISIAAAVVGLVLQPCVEYMKKKRWYDFSGSFDNPDCQYASV, encoded by the coding sequence ATGTTGGAAAACAATGTTGGAATGGGGGAAGAATCCTCTCACGACTTACACAAGTACAGTAAGGTTTCAATTGTACCTCTTGTATTCTTGATATTCTATGAGGTCTCTGGCGGCCCATTTGGCGTCGAAGACAGTGTCCAGGCTGCCGGTCCCCTGTTAGCCCTTCTTGGGTTTCTGGTTTTTGCACTCATATGGAGTGTTCCTGAGGCCTTGATAACGGCAGAAATGGGCACTATGTTCCCTGAAAATGGGGGATATGTTGTTTGGGTTTCATCAGCTTTGGGTCCATTTTGGGGATTTCAGCAAGGCTGGGTGAAATGGCTTAGTGGGGTGATTGATAATGCTCTGTACCCTGTTCTATTTCTGGACTATCTGAAGTCAGCAATTCCAGCTTTAGAAAGTGGTTTGCCAAGGACAATTGCAGTGTTGGTTTTGACTGCAATTCTCACTTATTTGAACTATAGGGGTTTAACCATAGTGGGCTGGGTTGCTATTTTACTAGGGGTGTTTTCACTTCTTCCTTTTATAGTCATGGGGCTGATAGCAATTCCGGAGATAGAGCCTTCGAGGTGGCTTATCGTAGATCTGGGCACTGTTAATTGGAGTTTGTACTTGAATACGCTTTTCTGGAATCTTAATTACTGGGATTCAATCAGTACACTTACAGGGGAAGTGGAAAACCCTAGTAAAACTCTTCCAAAAGCTCTGTCTTATGCTCTAATCATGGTTCTTCTTGGATACATTTTCCCTCTTCTGACTGGTACTGGAGCTATTCCAGTTGATCGTGAATTGTGGTCCGATGGTTATTTTGCTGATATTGCTAAAATTCTGGGAGGTGTATGGTTAAGAACCTGGGTTTTAGCGGCAGCTGCTTTGTCAAACATGGGTATGTTCGTGGCTGAAATGAGCAGCGACTCCTTTCAACTTCTGGGTATGGCAGAAATTGGGATGCTTCCTTCATTCTTTGCCAAACGATCTCGTTATGGTACCCCTCTTACGGGAATCTTGTTCTCTGCATCTGGTGTAATTCTGCTCTCGTGGTTGAGCTTCCAAGAGATTGTAGCGGCAGAGAATTACTTGTACTGTTTCGGGATGATTATGGAATTCATAGCATTCGTGAAGTTAAGATTTCAGCACCCAAATTTACCAAGGCCTTACAAGATACCTTTTGGGAATATTGGAGCGATTTTGATATGTATTCCTCCAACAGTGTTGATTTTGGTAGTTTTAGCCCTTGCTTCGCTAAAGATCATGGCTATAAGCATTGCTGCTGCGGTAGTCGGGCTAGTCTTGCAGCCTTGTGTTGAGTACATGAAAAAGAAGAGATGGTATGATTTCTCCGGGAGTTTTGACAATCCAGATTGCCAATATGCATCAGTGTAA